The following proteins come from a genomic window of Mauremys mutica isolate MM-2020 ecotype Southern chromosome 7, ASM2049712v1, whole genome shotgun sequence:
- the ACTR1A gene encoding alpha-centractin isoform X1, with product MAVYHRNRLGPPQVPWSIALPGHLTRLGRFGGSGVIKAGFAGDQIPKYCFPNYVGRPKHVRVMAGALEGDIFIGPKAEEHRGLLSIRYPMEHGIVKDWNDMERIWHYVYSKDQLQTFSEEHPVLLTEAPLNPRKNRERAAEVFFETFNVPALFISMQAVLSLYATGRTTGVVLDSGDGVTHAVPIYEGFAMPHSIMRIDIAGRDVSRFLRLYLRKEGYDFHTSSEFEIVKTIKERACYLSINPQKDETLETEKAQYYLPDGSTIEIGPARFRAPELLFRPDLIGEECEGLHEVLVFAVQKSDMDLRRTLFSNIVLSGGSTLFKGFGDRLLSEVKKLAPKDVKIRISAPQERLYSTWIGGSILASLDTFKKMWVSKKEYEEDGARAIHRKTF from the exons GGCTCGGGTGTGATCAAGGCAGGTTTTGCAGGTGACCAGATACCGAAGTACTGTTTTCCAAACTA TGTGGGCAGACCAAAGCACGTTCGTGTCATGGCTGGTGCTTTAGAAGGGGACATTTTCATTGGGCCAAAAGCAGAG GAGCACAGAGGTCTGCTCTCGATCAGATATCCCATGGAACATGGCATAGTGAAGGACTGGAATGACATGGAGCGCATCTGGCACTATGTGTATTCGAAAGACCAGCTTCAGACTTTCTCAGAAGAG CATCCTGTGCTCCTGACGGAGGCTCCCCTGAACCCACGTAAGAACCGAGAGCGAGCCGCTGAGGTTTTCTTTGAGACCTTCAACGTGCCAGCACTTTTTATCTCCATGCAAGCGGTGCTCAGCCT TTACGCTACAGGGAGAACCACAGGGGTGGTGCTGGACTCCGGAGATGGCGTTACCCATGCAGTTCCTATTTACGAAGGGTTTGCTATGCCTCACTCCATTATGCGGATCGATATCGCTGGCCGCGATGTATCCCGCTTCCTTCGCCTCTATCTCCGGAAAGAAGGCTACGACTTCCACACGTCATCAGAGTTCGAGATCGTCAAAACCATCAAAGAG CGTGCCTGTTACCTGTCAATAAACCCACAGAAGGACGAGACGTTAGAGACCGAGAAAGCCCAGTACTACCTGCCAGATGGAAGCACTATTGAG ATCGGCCCTGCCCGTTTCCGAGCCCCCGAGTTACTATTCCGGCCTGACCTGATTGGAGAAGAGTGCGAGGGGCTGCACGAGGTGTTGGTGTTTGCGGTTCAGAAATCGGACATGGACCTGCGGCGAACGCTCTTCTCCAACATTGTGCTGTCCGGGGGCTCCACGCTCTTCAAAG GCTTTGGAGACAGGCTCTTGAGCGAAGTGAAGAAACTAGCACCCAAGGACGTCAAAATAAGG ATATCTGCTCCTCAGGAGAGATTATATTCTACGTGGATCGG TGGTTCTATTCTGGCCTCGTTGGACACCTTTAAGAAAATGTGGGTTTCAAAGAAGGAATACGAAGAAGATGGAGCCCGTGCCATCCACCGGAAAACCTTCTAG
- the ACTR1A gene encoding alpha-centractin isoform X2 → MESYDVIANQPVVIDNGSGVIKAGFAGDQIPKYCFPNYVGRPKHVRVMAGALEGDIFIGPKAEEHRGLLSIRYPMEHGIVKDWNDMERIWHYVYSKDQLQTFSEEHPVLLTEAPLNPRKNRERAAEVFFETFNVPALFISMQAVLSLYATGRTTGVVLDSGDGVTHAVPIYEGFAMPHSIMRIDIAGRDVSRFLRLYLRKEGYDFHTSSEFEIVKTIKERACYLSINPQKDETLETEKAQYYLPDGSTIEIGPARFRAPELLFRPDLIGEECEGLHEVLVFAVQKSDMDLRRTLFSNIVLSGGSTLFKGFGDRLLSEVKKLAPKDVKIRISAPQERLYSTWIGGSILASLDTFKKMWVSKKEYEEDGARAIHRKTF, encoded by the exons GGCTCGGGTGTGATCAAGGCAGGTTTTGCAGGTGACCAGATACCGAAGTACTGTTTTCCAAACTA TGTGGGCAGACCAAAGCACGTTCGTGTCATGGCTGGTGCTTTAGAAGGGGACATTTTCATTGGGCCAAAAGCAGAG GAGCACAGAGGTCTGCTCTCGATCAGATATCCCATGGAACATGGCATAGTGAAGGACTGGAATGACATGGAGCGCATCTGGCACTATGTGTATTCGAAAGACCAGCTTCAGACTTTCTCAGAAGAG CATCCTGTGCTCCTGACGGAGGCTCCCCTGAACCCACGTAAGAACCGAGAGCGAGCCGCTGAGGTTTTCTTTGAGACCTTCAACGTGCCAGCACTTTTTATCTCCATGCAAGCGGTGCTCAGCCT TTACGCTACAGGGAGAACCACAGGGGTGGTGCTGGACTCCGGAGATGGCGTTACCCATGCAGTTCCTATTTACGAAGGGTTTGCTATGCCTCACTCCATTATGCGGATCGATATCGCTGGCCGCGATGTATCCCGCTTCCTTCGCCTCTATCTCCGGAAAGAAGGCTACGACTTCCACACGTCATCAGAGTTCGAGATCGTCAAAACCATCAAAGAG CGTGCCTGTTACCTGTCAATAAACCCACAGAAGGACGAGACGTTAGAGACCGAGAAAGCCCAGTACTACCTGCCAGATGGAAGCACTATTGAG ATCGGCCCTGCCCGTTTCCGAGCCCCCGAGTTACTATTCCGGCCTGACCTGATTGGAGAAGAGTGCGAGGGGCTGCACGAGGTGTTGGTGTTTGCGGTTCAGAAATCGGACATGGACCTGCGGCGAACGCTCTTCTCCAACATTGTGCTGTCCGGGGGCTCCACGCTCTTCAAAG GCTTTGGAGACAGGCTCTTGAGCGAAGTGAAGAAACTAGCACCCAAGGACGTCAAAATAAGG ATATCTGCTCCTCAGGAGAGATTATATTCTACGTGGATCGG TGGTTCTATTCTGGCCTCGTTGGACACCTTTAAGAAAATGTGGGTTTCAAAGAAGGAATACGAAGAAGATGGAGCCCGTGCCATCCACCGGAAAACCTTCTAG